DNA sequence from the Cucumis melo cultivar AY chromosome 6, USDA_Cmelo_AY_1.0, whole genome shotgun sequence genome:
TCAGTAAACATTTCTTCTGCAAGGTTGTCCCTCCATTGACTCCATTCATTCGACGtctctatgtaatgtatgtcatcCGCGGCAGTAGTCGCTTGGGTGGAATCAACCTCATCTATGTTGTCTTCTATATCAAAGTTTGTCATCTCCCTATTGATAAGGTTGTGGAGGAGACAACATGCGAGTATTGTGCGACATTGAACTTCTACAGGATAGTATGACTTTCCCCGCAGTATCGCCCATCGACCCTTCAAGACACCGAATGCTCTTTCGATTACATTACGAGCAGAAGAATgtttcatattgaagaactctttggacgttgaaggtgcattttcagggccaCGCCATTCTTGTAAGTGATAGCGTTGCCCTCTGTATGGTGCCAGGAAACCCTCCGCATTTGGGTACCTGGCATCAACCAAGTAGTAATAGCCTGTAATCACAATGCACGATTAAAATGTCGCAGTTGTTACTTCTAAAATTCCATTCATAGGTACAATGCCCTTGTTACTTACCCTTGGGCACCTTAAGCCTATTAGGTCTTGAAAGGGCATCACGGAGGATGCGTGAGTCCGCagctgatccttcccaaccggcaagtacgtaaacaaaatctcctttcgtgtcacacacgCCAAGTACATTTGTGGCCACCTCCCCCTTGCGTGTTCTATACCTAGCCCGGTCACTTGCTGGAACGTTGACTTTTATGTACGTGCCATCTAATGCACCTAGGCAATTCTGCACCGCATAACTAAAAATTATTGAGAAGAACTAACGTCGTTGTGTTGGAAGTACGTAGTTGGAGACAAATGTGTACCTCAAACCACCTCCATCTTTGATCTGTGCATTCATTAGGCACtggttgtggttttttcaaCAGCTCGTCATGAAGTCGAATGACAGCCAACAAGACCATGTTGAAATGGCGGGAAATTGTCTCGCCCGACCGCATGAACTCTCGTTGAATGACACGATTTTTCACATCGTGCGCAAGAATGTggaggaacattgctaccatctcctcaacatcgacGACTTCCGTCGACGTTAGTCCAGCAATGGTCCTCAGTAGGTGACACAGAATGGCGAAACATCTTCGGTCCATTCTCGTACTTTGGCGACAGACAAGGTCTGACCCAtgaatcatgcgaaagtaagctaactgtctaatcctatgcctagtttcatacgggatgtgcGTTATCCTCTTCGTATCGTTCTTCAAAAGCTCCAACATTAGTAACAACTGTCGTTGGGATGCTATGAACGCATTTACAATAGACGCCAACTCATGTTCATCCATTATAAATTATAGATTCACACCCTGTTGGAAAATAATCCTAAGAACGTGTTAATTTGAAATGTTGTTAACGTAATCACCTACTACCAATCtaggttttgaaattttggaaatatct
Encoded proteins:
- the LOC127149685 gene encoding uncharacterized protein LOC127149685, whose protein sequence is MDRRCFAILCHLLRTIAGLTSTEVVDVEEMVAMFLHILAHDVKNRVIQREFMRSGETISRHFNMVLLAVIRLHDELLKKPQPVPNECTDQRWRWFENCLGALDGTYIKVNVPASDRARYRTRKGEVATNVLGVCYYYLVDARYPNAEGFLAPYRGQRYHLQEWRGPENAPSTSKEFFNMKHSSARNVIERAFGVLKGRWAILRGKSYYPVEVQCRTILACCLLHNLINREMTNFDIEDNIDEVDSTQATTAADDIHYIETSNEWSQWRDNLAEEMFTEWELRNQ